One stretch of Molothrus aeneus isolate 106 chromosome 2, BPBGC_Maene_1.0, whole genome shotgun sequence DNA includes these proteins:
- the B3GALT5 gene encoding beta-1,3-galactosyltransferase 5, translated as MKMRGTWLGVTLGQLLALGHRHKWKNMMDSRKFRLFVCLVGLSSASLWLFHTWTDFCLFCESSQGYLLPTETFRRMEGNFSQLPGVDCHKNPPFLVLLVACSFQQLDARMAIRHSWGRERTVAGKRVVTLFLLGSPGDPSQQAGLAAESQSYRDIIQKNFTDTYYNLTLKTMMGMEWIHRFCSQASFAMKTDTDVFVNVFYLTELLLRKKKSTGLFTGFLKLHEYPIRTRRSKWYVSREEYPGATYPPFCSGTGYVLSSDVASQIYNISESVPFIKLEDVFIGLCLDKLKIQLQELHSEQTFFPERIRFSVPRFRKIVTCHGIKPAEQLSYWNHLVAATQGGVL; from the exons ATGAAGATGAGAGGAACCTGGCTGGGTGTGAccctgggacagctgctggctctgggacacaggcacaaatggaaaaacatg ATGGATTCCAGAAAGTTCAGGCTGTTTGTCTGCCTGGTggggctcagcagtgccagcctctGGCTTTTCCACACCTGGACCGACTTCTGCCTGTTctgtgagagcagccagggTTACCTGCTCCCCACGGAGACCTTCAGGAGGATGGAAGGGAacttctcccagctcccaggtgtGGACTGCCACAAGAACCCTcctttccttgtgctgctggtggcGTGCTCGTTCCAGCAGCTGGATGCCAGGATGGCcatcaggcacagctggggcagggagaggacgGTGGCGGGGAAGCGCGTGGTGACCTTGTTCctgctggggagccctggggaccccagccagcaggctggcctggctgctgagagccAGAGCTACAGAGACATCATCCAGAAGAACTTCACTGACACCTACTACAACCTGACCCTGAAGACCATGATGGGGATGGAGTGGATCCACAGGTTTTGTTCCCAGGCCAGCTTCGCCATGAAAACCGACACGGACGTGTTTGTCAATGTGTTTTACCTcactgagctgctcctgaggaaaaagaagagcaCTGGGCTCTTCACAGGCTTTTTAAAACTGCACGAGTACCCCATCAGGACAAGAAGGAGTAAGTGGTATGTGAGTAGGGAAGAGTATCCAGGAGCAACCTACCCACCCTTTTGTTCCGGGACTGGATATGTTTTATCCAGCGACGTTGCCAGCCAGATCTACAACATTTCTGAGAGTGTTCCCTTCATTAAACTGGAGGATGTGTTCATAGGGCTGTGCCTGGACAAATTGAAAATTCAGCTGCAGGAGCTTCACTCGGAGCAGACGTTTTTCCCAGAAAGGATCAGGTTCTCTGTTCCTCGCTTCAGGAAAATCGTGACGTGCCATGGAATCAAACCAGCCGAGCAGCTGAGCTACTGGAACCACTTGGTGGCAGCCACTCAAGGAGGAGTGCTCTAG